One genomic window of Futiania mangrovi includes the following:
- a CDS encoding ABC transporter ATP-binding protein — translation MTGTPTERPRTGRELVARLAREELRPAWRVLAVAITCMVVVALTTGATAWLLDPAIKSIFLDRDPDMLILIPAAVIVVSMVKAVASYGQAMLMSSLGQRIVSNLQIRMFEAIMRADLAWLNANHSGRVVSSFVNDAIHVRDAASRIIAGLVKEALTVVVLAGVMFYQDWQLACIALFVLVPAVGMVKRLSRRTRKASQRTFEETGTLSTLVSEALTGMRIVRAYGQEAHETEKATASIERRLAHLVKAIRARTASTPFTEALTGIGIAAAIAYAGWKGQSGAMELNEFVSFIAAMMMAYQPVRALAGLQTQLQEGLAAAERLYAIIDLAPTIKDAPDASPLEAVQGQIRFDGVSFSYGGEGPPALAEVTLDIPAGTTAALVGPSGAGKSTVLNLVPRFYDATAGAVRIDGTDVRAATLASLRGAIALVAQEPFLFDDTIRANIAYGRPGASEAEIVQAARDAAAHDFIEGLPQGYDTRVGEAGLKLSGGQRQRIAIARAMLKNAPILLLDEATSALDTESERQVQAALRRLMRGRTTLVIAHRLSTVIDADRIFVLDGGRVAEQGTHAELLALDGLYARLYQTQLSDDTDTAGTPAPEEPRAAARG, via the coding sequence GTGACCGGCACCCCGACCGAACGTCCCCGCACCGGCCGGGAGCTTGTCGCCCGGCTCGCGCGCGAGGAACTGAGACCCGCCTGGCGCGTCCTGGCGGTGGCGATCACGTGCATGGTGGTGGTCGCGCTGACCACGGGCGCGACGGCCTGGCTGCTCGACCCGGCGATCAAGAGCATCTTCCTCGACCGCGATCCGGACATGCTGATCCTGATCCCGGCGGCGGTCATCGTCGTGTCGATGGTCAAGGCGGTGGCGTCCTACGGCCAGGCGATGCTGATGTCCTCGCTCGGCCAGCGGATCGTCTCGAACCTGCAGATCCGCATGTTCGAGGCGATCATGCGCGCCGACCTCGCCTGGCTGAACGCCAATCACTCGGGCCGGGTCGTGTCCAGCTTCGTCAACGACGCGATCCACGTGCGGGACGCCGCCTCCCGCATCATCGCCGGACTGGTGAAGGAGGCGTTGACGGTCGTCGTGCTGGCGGGCGTCATGTTCTACCAGGACTGGCAGCTTGCCTGCATCGCGCTCTTCGTGCTGGTGCCGGCAGTCGGCATGGTCAAGCGGCTGTCGCGGCGCACCCGCAAGGCCTCCCAGCGCACGTTCGAGGAGACGGGCACGCTCTCGACGCTCGTGTCGGAGGCGCTGACCGGCATGCGCATCGTCCGCGCCTACGGGCAGGAGGCGCACGAGACGGAGAAGGCGACCGCCTCGATCGAACGGCGCCTCGCCCACCTCGTCAAGGCGATCCGCGCGCGCACGGCCAGCACGCCCTTTACCGAGGCACTGACCGGCATCGGCATCGCGGCGGCCATCGCCTATGCGGGCTGGAAGGGCCAGTCGGGCGCGATGGAACTGAACGAGTTCGTTTCCTTCATCGCCGCCATGATGATGGCCTATCAGCCGGTGCGCGCGCTCGCCGGTCTTCAGACGCAGCTTCAGGAAGGCCTTGCAGCAGCCGAACGTCTCTATGCGATCATCGACCTCGCGCCGACCATCAAGGACGCACCGGATGCCAGTCCGCTGGAGGCCGTGCAGGGGCAGATCCGGTTCGACGGCGTCTCCTTCTCCTATGGCGGGGAGGGACCGCCTGCGCTGGCCGAGGTGACGCTCGACATCCCCGCGGGCACGACGGCGGCGCTCGTCGGCCCGTCCGGCGCGGGCAAGAGCACGGTGCTGAACCTCGTCCCCCGCTTCTACGACGCGACGGCGGGCGCGGTGCGGATCGACGGCACCGACGTGCGCGCGGCGACGCTTGCCTCCCTGCGCGGGGCCATCGCGCTGGTCGCGCAGGAGCCGTTCCTGTTCGACGACACGATCCGCGCCAACATTGCCTATGGCCGCCCCGGCGCCAGCGAGGCGGAGATCGTGCAAGCCGCCCGCGACGCCGCCGCTCACGACTTCATCGAGGGCCTGCCGCAGGGCTATGACACCCGCGTGGGCGAGGCGGGGCTGAAGCTCTCCGGCGGACAGCGCCAGCGCATCGCGATCGCGCGCGCCATGCTGAAGAACGCGCCGATCCTGTTGCTCGACGAGGCGACGAGCGCGCTCGACACCGAATCCGAACGCCAGGTGCAGGCCGCCCTGCGCCGCCTGATGCGCGGGCGCACGACGCTCGTCATCGCGCACCGCCTCTCCACCGTGATCGACGCCGACCGGATCTTCGTGCTCGACGGCGGCCGGGTGGCCGAACAGGGTACGCACGCTGAGCTTCTGGCTCTCGACGGCCTATACGCGCGCCTTTACCAGACGCAATTGTCGGACGACACCGACACGGCCGGGACGCCCGCACCGGAGGAGCCCCGTGCAGCCGCGCGCGGATGA
- a CDS encoding lysophospholipid acyltransferase family protein, whose product MQPRADDRPGTAAAEAQPLPVAPRPLGPGWRLLTWAARQYIRLTGWAVRWERRIHPEAQALIAAGKPFIIPFWHGRIMMLVHCRPHPFPVEVMISNNLDGSLIAETVAPLNIGAIRGSSRDPRKPQKHKGGREALKTMLARLERGAVVAITPDGPRGPRQRAQDGVVTLARMSGAPIVPVTGAVRRGIRFGSWDRFVMPLPFGRGLILWDAPIVLPRDGDPEEMRLLVETRLNALSEAADREMGRAPIPPAAPRDRP is encoded by the coding sequence GTGCAGCCGCGCGCGGATGATCGGCCCGGCACCGCTGCGGCGGAGGCACAGCCGTTGCCGGTGGCGCCGCGCCCGCTCGGACCGGGCTGGCGGCTGCTCACCTGGGCAGCGCGGCAGTACATCCGCCTGACCGGCTGGGCGGTACGCTGGGAGCGGCGCATCCACCCGGAGGCACAGGCCCTGATCGCGGCGGGAAAGCCCTTCATAATTCCCTTCTGGCACGGGCGGATCATGATGCTGGTGCACTGCCGCCCGCATCCCTTCCCCGTCGAGGTCATGATCTCCAACAATCTCGACGGCAGCCTGATCGCCGAGACGGTCGCCCCTCTCAACATCGGCGCGATCCGCGGCTCCTCGCGCGATCCGCGCAAGCCCCAGAAGCACAAGGGCGGGCGCGAGGCGCTGAAAACGATGCTGGCGCGGCTCGAACGGGGTGCGGTCGTCGCGATCACGCCGGACGGTCCCCGCGGACCGCGCCAGCGCGCGCAGGACGGGGTCGTCACGCTCGCCCGCATGTCGGGCGCACCCATCGTTCCGGTCACCGGCGCCGTCCGGCGCGGCATCAGGTTCGGAAGCTGGGACCGCTTCGTGATGCCACTGCCCTTCGGACGCGGGCTGATCCTTTGGGACGCGCCGATCGTCCTTCCGCGCGACGGCGACCCGGAGGAGATGCGCCTGCTCGTCGAGACGAGGCTCAATGCGCTCTCCGAAGCCGCCGACCGGGAGATGGGCCGCGCGCCCATCCCACCCGCGGCGCCGCGTGACCGGCCATGA
- a CDS encoding 3-deoxy-D-manno-octulosonic acid transferase, whose amino-acid sequence MSRRPESASALPGTALLPLYRLATRAALPFLPGLLERRAARGKEDRARMGEKLGRYTQARPAGPLVWLHGASVGEAVSALPLIEALLARDPRLHVLLTTGTRTSAEMMARRLPPRALHQFAPLDAPAPVARFLGHWRPDAGLLLESELWPNLIAMARARGVPLALVNARLSARSAARWTWPGAPRGLFAAFSRILAQDATTAERLRALGARDVAVPGNLKYAAPPLPADAEEVAALDIQLGSRPRWVAASTHPGEETQVLGAHAHLRRTAPDALLILVPRHPERGAEVAALARGQGLAVTLRSAGEAIGPATAVHVADTLGELGLFYRTAALAFLGGSLVPHGGQNALEAARLGCAILHGPHVGNFAEIYARLDEAGGAATVADADALATRIAEFAAAPDILARMGDAARALAVDESSVVDRIVSALAPLLPAPEPGP is encoded by the coding sequence ATGAGCAGGCGACCCGAAAGCGCAAGCGCCCTGCCCGGAACGGCGCTGCTGCCGCTCTACCGGCTGGCGACGCGGGCCGCGCTGCCCTTCCTGCCCGGGCTGCTGGAGCGGCGCGCCGCCCGCGGCAAGGAAGACCGCGCGCGCATGGGCGAGAAGCTCGGCCGCTACACGCAGGCCCGCCCTGCGGGACCGCTCGTCTGGCTGCATGGCGCGAGCGTGGGCGAGGCGGTGAGCGCGCTGCCCCTGATCGAGGCGCTGCTCGCCCGCGATCCGCGCCTGCACGTGCTGCTGACGACGGGAACGCGCACGTCCGCCGAGATGATGGCCCGCCGCTTGCCGCCGCGCGCGCTGCACCAGTTTGCGCCGCTCGACGCGCCAGCCCCCGTGGCGCGTTTCCTCGGTCATTGGCGGCCCGATGCGGGGCTGCTGCTCGAATCGGAGCTTTGGCCGAACCTGATCGCCATGGCACGGGCGCGGGGTGTGCCGCTCGCGCTCGTCAATGCGCGGCTGTCGGCCCGGTCCGCCGCCCGCTGGACATGGCCCGGCGCGCCGCGCGGGCTCTTCGCCGCCTTTTCCCGCATCCTCGCCCAGGACGCGACGACTGCCGAACGGCTGCGGGCGCTCGGTGCACGCGACGTCGCCGTACCGGGCAACCTGAAGTACGCCGCCCCGCCCCTGCCTGCCGACGCGGAAGAGGTGGCCGCCCTCGACATCCAGCTTGGAAGCCGGCCGCGCTGGGTGGCGGCCAGCACGCACCCGGGCGAGGAGACGCAAGTGCTCGGCGCCCACGCGCACCTGCGCAGGACTGCGCCGGACGCGCTGCTGATCCTCGTGCCCCGGCACCCCGAACGGGGGGCGGAGGTCGCGGCACTCGCGCGCGGCCAGGGCCTCGCCGTGACGCTGCGGTCGGCGGGCGAGGCGATCGGCCCCGCAACTGCCGTCCATGTCGCCGACACGCTGGGCGAGCTTGGGCTTTTCTACCGCACGGCGGCACTCGCCTTCCTGGGCGGCTCGCTGGTGCCGCACGGCGGGCAGAACGCGCTGGAGGCAGCGCGCCTCGGCTGTGCCATCCTGCACGGCCCCCACGTCGGCAATTTCGCCGAGATCTACGCCCGTCTCGATGAAGCGGGCGGGGCCGCGACGGTGGCGGACGCCGATGCGCTCGCGACACGGATCGCGGAGTTCGCCGCAGCGCCCGACATCTTGGCGCGCATGGGCGACGCGGCCCGCGCGCTGGCCGTCGACGAAAGCAGCGTCGTGGACCGGATCGTTTCGGCGCTGGCTCCGCTCCTGCCCGCACCGGAACCGGGCCCATGA
- the lpxK gene encoding tetraacyldisaccharide 4'-kinase yields the protein MKAPGFWYPPEEAGMPLAARLLAPVSALWSLAGRLRFRGAGGYEGRAPVVCIGNAVAGGAGKTPTAIAIGRRLMERGHAVHFLSRGHGGSETGPLQVDPIAHTAAEVGDEPLLLAAYAPTWIAKDRVAGAKAADAAGADVIVMDDGLQNHPSLRRDLAILVVDAAQGFGNGRVMPSGPLREPAAAALAKAHGIVLIGAGHVPPPLDPRDPRLMRGRLAPLAQGMSLTGVSVLAFAGIGRPEKFFATLKAMGARLVRTIPFPDHHPYSRLIVERLVREAQDLGAMPVTTEKDMVRIPAHLRGEVRIVTVELRFDSDDQVEALLDMLPARHRTGA from the coding sequence ATGAAGGCCCCGGGCTTCTGGTATCCGCCGGAGGAAGCCGGCATGCCGCTGGCCGCGCGGCTGCTGGCGCCTGTCTCGGCGCTCTGGTCGCTCGCGGGCAGGCTCCGGTTCCGTGGTGCAGGCGGATACGAGGGCCGCGCGCCTGTCGTCTGCATCGGCAATGCGGTCGCGGGCGGCGCTGGCAAGACGCCCACGGCCATCGCCATCGGCCGCCGGCTGATGGAGCGCGGGCACGCCGTGCATTTCCTCTCCCGCGGGCATGGCGGCTCGGAAACGGGACCGCTGCAGGTCGACCCCATCGCGCACACCGCCGCAGAGGTGGGCGACGAACCGCTGCTGCTCGCCGCCTACGCCCCCACCTGGATCGCGAAGGACAGGGTCGCGGGCGCGAAGGCCGCCGATGCAGCCGGGGCAGACGTCATCGTCATGGACGACGGGCTGCAGAACCATCCGAGCCTGCGCCGCGACCTCGCGATCCTCGTGGTGGACGCGGCCCAGGGCTTCGGAAATGGCCGCGTGATGCCGTCGGGGCCCTTGCGGGAACCGGCCGCCGCCGCGCTCGCCAAGGCGCACGGGATCGTGCTGATCGGCGCTGGGCATGTGCCGCCCCCGCTCGATCCGCGCGACCCGCGCCTCATGCGTGGGCGCCTCGCCCCGCTCGCCCAGGGCATGTCGTTGACAGGCGTGTCCGTCCTCGCCTTCGCCGGGATCGGGCGGCCGGAGAAGTTCTTCGCGACGCTGAAGGCGATGGGCGCGCGCCTTGTCCGCACGATCCCCTTCCCCGACCACCATCCCTACAGCCGCCTGATCGTGGAACGCCTGGTGCGCGAGGCCCAGGACCTGGGCGCCATGCCGGTGACGACGGAGAAGGACATGGTCCGCATCCCTGCGCACCTGCGCGGCGAAGTGCGGATCGTGACGGTGGAGCTGCGCTTCGACAGCGACGACCAGGTCGAGGCGCTGCTCGACATGCTGCCCGCCCGGCACCGGACGGGCGCGTAG
- a CDS encoding DUF2093 domain-containing protein, with protein sequence MNDTPILHGQAAELIYDDGQFHVRTAGTHVLCAVTGRPISLTELKYWSVERQEPYATAAIGLKRMQELSAARKREG encoded by the coding sequence ATGAACGACACACCGATCCTGCATGGCCAGGCTGCCGAACTGATCTACGACGACGGGCAATTCCATGTGCGCACGGCGGGAACGCATGTGTTGTGCGCCGTCACAGGGCGGCCCATCTCGCTGACCGAGCTGAAATACTGGAGCGTGGAGCGGCAGGAGCCCTATGCCACGGCGGCGATCGGTCTGAAGCGCATGCAGGAGCTTTCGGCGGCGCGCAAGCGCGAGGGCTGA
- the xseA gene encoding exodeoxyribonuclease VII large subunit, whose translation MSAQPPDPIAEPTSSSNAPEWSVSELSFALKRTLEDAFGFVRLRGEISGFKRHSSGHCYFTLKDENANIDAVMWRGNAARLRFRPEDGLEVIAQGKITTYPGRSKYQIVVDSLEPAGVGALMALLEERRKALAAEGLFDADRKRAIPFLPRVIGVVTSPTGAVIRDILHRLDDRFPRRVLVWPVAVQGEGAAAQVAAAIRGFNALAPAGPVPRPDVLIVARGGGSLEDLWAFNEEVVVRAAAESAIPLISAVGHETDTTLIDFASDRRAPTPTAAAEMAVPVRADLLATVADFARRQHAAAARLMTERREKVRGLARALPRPDDLLALASQRLDTARDRLPRALKGLLDKGRADLGVRGALRPAVLSRMAEDRRARLDDVAARLARARGRAAADTREALARDRQRLVELQARSTRAVRQRIAVSAERLTATAKLLDTLSYRATLARGFALVRDADGRPVHAAAGIAGGVALDIEFADGHVRATAEGGGGPTLPKQKAQPKPPTPAKQQGSLF comes from the coding sequence ATGAGCGCACAACCGCCCGATCCCATTGCCGAACCCACGTCTTCCTCCAACGCGCCCGAATGGAGCGTGTCGGAGCTGTCGTTCGCCCTGAAGCGCACGCTGGAGGATGCCTTCGGCTTCGTGCGTCTGCGTGGGGAGATCTCGGGCTTCAAGCGGCATTCGTCCGGCCATTGCTATTTCACGCTGAAGGACGAGAACGCCAACATCGACGCCGTGATGTGGCGGGGAAACGCCGCACGCCTGCGCTTCCGGCCCGAGGACGGGCTGGAGGTGATCGCGCAGGGCAAGATCACGACCTATCCGGGCCGGTCGAAATACCAGATCGTCGTCGACAGCCTGGAGCCCGCAGGCGTCGGTGCACTGATGGCGCTGCTGGAGGAGCGGCGCAAGGCGCTCGCCGCGGAAGGCCTGTTCGATGCCGACCGCAAGCGCGCGATCCCCTTTCTGCCGCGCGTGATCGGGGTGGTGACCTCCCCCACGGGCGCGGTGATTCGCGACATTCTCCACCGGCTCGACGACCGGTTCCCGCGCCGGGTGCTGGTCTGGCCCGTCGCTGTGCAGGGGGAGGGCGCGGCGGCGCAGGTGGCCGCCGCCATCCGCGGGTTCAACGCGCTCGCGCCCGCCGGGCCCGTGCCCCGTCCCGACGTGCTGATCGTCGCGCGCGGCGGCGGCAGCCTGGAGGATCTCTGGGCCTTCAACGAGGAGGTCGTGGTCCGCGCTGCGGCGGAGAGCGCGATCCCGCTCATCTCGGCGGTCGGGCACGAGACGGATACGACGCTGATCGACTTCGCCTCCGACCGGCGCGCACCGACGCCGACGGCGGCGGCGGAAATGGCGGTGCCGGTGCGCGCGGACCTGCTGGCGACGGTCGCCGACTTCGCGCGGCGCCAGCATGCGGCAGCGGCGCGCCTGATGACGGAACGGCGGGAGAAGGTGCGGGGCCTCGCCCGCGCCTTGCCGCGCCCTGACGACCTGCTGGCGCTGGCGAGCCAGCGTCTGGACACCGCACGCGACCGGTTGCCCCGGGCGCTCAAGGGGTTGCTCGACAAGGGCAGGGCGGACCTCGGCGTGCGCGGGGCTTTGCGGCCCGCGGTGCTGTCGCGCATGGCGGAGGATCGGCGGGCGCGCCTCGACGACGTGGCGGCGCGTCTGGCGCGCGCGCGCGGGCGCGCGGCGGCGGACACGCGCGAGGCGCTGGCCCGCGACCGGCAGCGGCTCGTCGAGCTTCAGGCGCGCAGCACCCGCGCCGTGCGGCAGCGGATCGCGGTATCGGCCGAGCGGCTGACCGCGACGGCGAAGCTGCTCGACACGCTGAGCTATCGCGCGACGCTCGCACGAGGGTTCGCGCTGGTGCGCGACGCGGACGGGCGGCCCGTGCACGCGGCGGCAGGGATCGCCGGCGGTGTCGCGCTCGACATCGAGTTCGCCGACGGACACGTCCGGGCGACGGCGGAGGGCGGCGGCGGACCAACACTCCCGAAGCAGAAGGCGCAACCGAAACCACCGACGCCCGCAAAGCAACAGGGCAGCCTCTTCTAA
- the purD gene encoding phosphoribosylamine--glycine ligase, whose translation MNVLIIGSGGREHALAWAISKSPLLGTLYAAPGNAGIAEVATCVALDVADHAAVIGFARAHAVELVVIGPEAPLVAGLADDLAGAGIRAFGPGREAAQLEASKGFTKALCDEAGIPTAAYARFADAAAARTYVEARGAPIVVKADGLAAGKGVTVAMTVEEALAAVDACFEGAFGAAGAEVVIEEFMEGEEASFFALCDGETVVPFGTAQDHKRVGDGDTGPNTGGMGAYSPAPVLTDALVAETMERIVRPTVATLKARGTPYVGVLYAGLMITKDGPKLVEYNARFGDPEAQVLMMRLKDDILTLMLAACDGTLDRVSVRWFDEAALTVVMAAKGYPGAYDKGSEIRGLDALKEMEGVRVFHAGTALKDGRLVATGGRVLNVTARGQCVADAQARAYAAVDRIDWPEGFCRRDIGWRAVARERGES comes from the coding sequence ATGAACGTACTCATCATCGGATCGGGCGGACGCGAGCACGCGCTGGCCTGGGCCATCTCGAAGAGCCCGCTGCTCGGCACGCTCTACGCCGCGCCCGGCAACGCCGGGATCGCCGAGGTGGCGACGTGCGTCGCGCTCGACGTCGCCGACCACGCCGCCGTCATCGGCTTCGCCCGCGCGCACGCGGTGGAACTGGTGGTGATCGGGCCTGAGGCACCGCTGGTCGCGGGCCTCGCCGACGATCTCGCGGGCGCGGGCATCCGCGCCTTCGGACCGGGGCGGGAGGCCGCGCAGCTCGAGGCGTCCAAGGGCTTCACCAAGGCGCTTTGCGACGAGGCGGGCATCCCGACCGCGGCGTACGCCCGCTTCGCCGACGCCGCCGCCGCCCGCACCTATGTCGAGGCACGGGGCGCGCCCATCGTCGTGAAGGCCGACGGGCTTGCCGCGGGCAAGGGCGTGACCGTCGCCATGACCGTCGAGGAGGCGCTCGCCGCCGTCGACGCCTGCTTTGAGGGCGCGTTCGGCGCGGCGGGTGCGGAGGTCGTGATCGAGGAATTCATGGAGGGGGAGGAAGCCTCCTTCTTCGCGCTCTGCGACGGGGAGACGGTCGTGCCCTTCGGCACCGCGCAGGACCACAAGCGCGTGGGCGACGGCGACACCGGCCCCAACACGGGCGGCATGGGCGCCTACTCGCCCGCGCCGGTGCTGACGGACGCCCTCGTCGCCGAGACGATGGAGCGGATCGTCCGCCCGACGGTCGCAACGCTCAAGGCGCGCGGCACGCCCTATGTCGGCGTGCTCTATGCCGGCCTGATGATCACGAAGGACGGGCCGAAGCTCGTCGAATACAACGCCCGCTTCGGCGATCCGGAGGCGCAGGTGCTGATGATGCGGCTGAAGGACGACATCCTGACACTAATGCTCGCGGCCTGCGACGGCACGCTCGACCGGGTGAGCGTACGCTGGTTCGACGAGGCGGCGCTGACCGTGGTGATGGCGGCGAAGGGCTACCCCGGCGCCTATGACAAGGGGAGCGAGATCCGCGGCCTCGACGCGCTGAAGGAGATGGAGGGCGTGCGCGTCTTCCACGCGGGCACCGCGCTGAAAGACGGCCGGCTGGTCGCGACGGGGGGCCGCGTGCTCAACGTCACCGCGCGGGGGCAGTGCGTCGCGGACGCCCAGGCCCGCGCCTATGCCGCCGTCGACCGGATCGACTGGCCGGAAGGCTTTTGCCGCCGCGACATCGGCTGGCGCGCGGTCGCGCGGGAGCGTGGGGAGAGCTAG
- a CDS encoding phosphotransferase family protein: MATSRQETFSGTKEVSENLAIDAARLEAYLARHIAGFSGPLTIRQFKGGQSNPTYLLETPSRKYVLRRKPPGKLLPSAHAVDREYRVMKALGPTPVPVPQALHLCEDESIAGTMFYVMSFAEGRIFWEPLMPASSGEERAAVYDSMNAAIAALHTVDPAAVGLADFGKPGNYFERQIGRWSKQYKASETDPLPEMDRLIDWLPGALPDEARTEETCIVHGDYRIDNVVFAKDSAEALAILDWELSTLGHPLADFTYHLMLWRLPAEGAFPGMAGADLTALGIPTEAEYAEAYCARTKRPMIRNMDYFMAYNAFRIAAILQGIAGRVRDGTATSDAAKQTVKGIPGLAKLAWEFARAAGAK, encoded by the coding sequence ATGGCGACGTCCAGGCAGGAAACATTCAGCGGCACCAAGGAGGTTTCGGAGAACCTGGCGATAGATGCCGCCCGGCTCGAGGCCTATCTGGCGCGGCACATCGCGGGCTTTTCCGGCCCCCTGACGATCCGCCAGTTCAAGGGCGGCCAGTCGAACCCGACCTATCTGCTGGAAACGCCCTCGCGCAAATATGTCCTGCGCCGCAAGCCGCCGGGCAAGCTTTTGCCCTCGGCCCACGCCGTCGACCGCGAATACCGCGTGATGAAGGCGCTGGGCCCGACGCCCGTGCCCGTCCCGCAGGCCCTGCACCTGTGCGAGGACGAGAGCATCGCCGGCACCATGTTCTACGTGATGTCCTTCGCCGAGGGCCGCATCTTCTGGGAGCCGCTGATGCCCGCCTCGTCGGGAGAGGAGCGCGCGGCGGTCTACGATTCCATGAACGCCGCCATTGCCGCCCTGCACACGGTCGATCCGGCGGCGGTCGGCCTCGCGGACTTCGGCAAGCCCGGCAATTATTTCGAGCGCCAGATCGGCCGCTGGTCGAAGCAGTACAAGGCGTCCGAGACCGACCCGCTCCCGGAGATGGACCGCCTGATCGACTGGCTGCCCGGCGCACTTCCCGACGAGGCGCGCACGGAGGAAACCTGCATCGTCCACGGCGACTACCGCATCGACAACGTGGTCTTTGCGAAGGACAGCGCCGAGGCGCTGGCCATCCTCGACTGGGAACTGTCGACGCTCGGCCATCCGCTGGCCGATTTCACCTATCATCTGATGCTCTGGCGGCTGCCGGCGGAGGGCGCCTTTCCCGGCATGGCGGGCGCGGACCTGACGGCGCTCGGCATCCCGACCGAGGCCGAATATGCCGAGGCCTATTGCGCGCGCACGAAGCGCCCGATGATCCGCAACATGGATTATTTCATGGCCTACAACGCCTTCCGGATCGCGGCGATCCTGCAAGGCATCGCAGGGCGCGTCCGCGACGGCACGGCGACGAGCGACGCGGCGAAACAGACCGTGAAGGGCATCCCCGGCCTTGCGAAACTCGCGTGGGAGTTCGCACGCGCCGCCGGGGCGAAGTAG
- a CDS encoding acyl-CoA dehydrogenase family protein, producing the protein MDFAYTPRAQELMTRVQDFMDAHIYPNEHLYHEQHAAFGPDNIWQVPPIVDELKAKARKAGLWNLFLPESERGAGLLNAEYAPICEIMGRVHWAPEVFNCNAPDTGNMETLERYATDAQKEEWLDPLLEGKIRSAFLMTEPDVASSDATNVQTEIRREGDEYVINGRKWWSSGAPDPRCKLLIVMGKTDPGADRYRQQSMILVPRDAPGVKIVRHLTVYGYDHAPHGHAEVLLENVRVPASNMLLGEGRGFEIAQGRLGPGRIHHCMRTIGAAERALEMMCKRLMSRHAFGKLIGEHSVWEERVADARIEIECARLLTLKAAWMMDTVGNKVARSEIAMIKVKAPVMALKVIDDAIQAHGAAGVSQDPGLAAMWAHIRTLRFADGPDEVHRRTIARLEFGKHVDMKAARGR; encoded by the coding sequence ATGGATTTCGCCTATACCCCCCGTGCGCAGGAGCTGATGACGCGCGTCCAGGATTTCATGGACGCGCACATCTATCCCAACGAGCACCTCTATCACGAGCAGCACGCCGCCTTCGGGCCGGACAACATCTGGCAGGTTCCGCCCATCGTGGACGAGCTGAAGGCCAAGGCGCGCAAGGCGGGGCTGTGGAACCTGTTCCTGCCGGAATCGGAGCGTGGCGCGGGCCTCCTCAACGCCGAGTACGCGCCGATCTGCGAGATCATGGGCCGCGTCCACTGGGCACCGGAAGTGTTCAACTGCAACGCCCCCGACACCGGCAACATGGAGACGCTGGAACGCTACGCGACCGACGCGCAGAAGGAGGAATGGCTCGATCCCCTGCTGGAGGGCAAGATCCGCTCCGCCTTCCTGATGACCGAGCCGGACGTCGCCTCCTCCGACGCGACCAATGTCCAGACCGAGATCCGGCGCGAGGGCGACGAGTACGTCATCAACGGCCGCAAATGGTGGTCGTCCGGCGCGCCCGACCCGCGCTGCAAGCTGCTGATCGTCATGGGCAAGACCGACCCGGGCGCCGACCGCTACCGCCAGCAGTCGATGATCCTCGTGCCGCGCGACGCGCCGGGGGTGAAGATCGTCCGGCACCTCACGGTCTATGGCTACGACCACGCGCCGCACGGCCATGCCGAGGTGCTGCTGGAGAACGTGCGCGTGCCTGCGAGCAACATGCTGCTGGGCGAGGGGCGCGGCTTCGAGATCGCGCAAGGCCGCCTCGGCCCGGGGCGCATCCATCACTGCATGCGCACGATCGGCGCCGCGGAACGCGCGCTGGAGATGATGTGCAAGCGGCTGATGTCGCGGCATGCCTTCGGCAAGCTGATCGGCGAGCATTCGGTCTGGGAGGAGCGGGTGGCCGACGCCCGCATCGAGATCGAGTGCGCGCGGCTCCTCACCCTCAAGGCCGCGTGGATGATGGACACGGTGGGCAACAAGGTCGCCCGCTCCGAAATCGCGATGATCAAGGTGAAGGCGCCGGTGATGGCGCTGAAGGTGATCGACGACGCGATCCAGGCGCACGGCGCGGCCGGTGTGAGCCAGGACCCGGGCCTTGCCGCCATGTGGGCCCACATCCGCACACTGCGCTTTGCCGACGGCCCGGACGAGGTGCACCGCCGCACCATCGCGCGGCTGGAGTTCGGCAAGCACGTCGACATGAAGGCCGCGCGCGGACGCTGA